A stretch of the Canis lupus familiaris isolate Mischka breed German Shepherd chromosome 37, alternate assembly UU_Cfam_GSD_1.0, whole genome shotgun sequence genome encodes the following:
- the C37H2orf66 gene encoding uncharacterized protein C2orf66 homolog — translation MPKASLLLCVALVLLGLVHGATLRNKEKWKSLNNPRNRDLFFRTLQAYFKGRGLDLGRFPNTFSMNENPRALTFQSELLASAFADYEEEKNSFPKYLKG, via the exons ATGCCCAAAGCATCCCTGCTGCTGTGTGTTGCCTTGGTGCTACTTGGGCTTGTGCATGGAGCCACACTGAGAAACAAGGAGAAATGGAAGTCACTGAACAACCCCAGAAACAGAGATCTG TTTTTCAGAACCCTTCAGGCGTATTTTAAGGGACGAGGTCTCGATCTCGGGAGGTTTCCAAACACTTTCTCCATGAACGAGAATCCTAGAGCTCTCACTTTCCAATCAGAACTTCTTGCCTCTGCATTTGCAGATTATGAAGAGGAGAAAAACTCCTTTCCCAAATACCTCAAAGGCTGA